Proteins from a single region of Streptomyces sp. Tu 3180:
- the eccCa gene encoding type VII secretion protein EccCa — MPSGELSLQEPPTLPEVVPDSSAVWTYLPMALMSVSMMLMFMRPGMSRDSGGFIYIALGVMVIASAGMMLGQVMRRNGERKQRMKGERRDYLRYLRQTRRMVRASVVEQQRALAWRHPDPDALSSLVRSTRLWERRASDEDFAEVRMGVGDQRLAMKLTPLSTKPVEDLEPLSAHALRSFTRAYSTVRDQPIAIYLRAWSKVLFRGDEERIRAQARALLAQLAVFHSPDDLWIALCVSDERRAEWEWAKWLPHSLHRHEEDGAGPARMITSAFTELENLLGAEFLERPGADPDAVPGREEPYTVVVIDGCTVPAGHRFDGHGFRNAVVLDLTGALAWKPGRTTLRLEVDEGGVALVRTDRDRKEQSTVLGRPDRLGTVGALALARLLAPYRMSVGGDDSRPLADDVELTSLLNIPDLHRHDPATLWEKATGSARLRVPIAVSGEGRPVELDIKESAQGGTGPHGMLIGATGSGKSELLRTLVLGLALTNSSETLNFVLVDFKGGATFLGLDELPHTSAVITNLADEVALVARMQDALHGELIRRQELLRAAGNYTSALEYEKARQSGTPLQPLPSLFVVVDEFSELLASHRDFMELFVMIGRLGRSLGVHLLLASQRLDEGRMHQLESHLSYRIGLRTFSAMESRGVLGVPDAYELPAQPGAGFLKSGVDALTRFRAAYVSGPYQRRRAVVQAQVARQVVPWTAEWVVPRAPADPDLDPAGEPDEPESQARGEGDGGGETLLSVALDRLRGAGPPAHQVWLPPLGRPATLDQILPPLAPDPRYGLTTADWPLRGRLTVPVGVVDRPFDQLRDLLTVDLSAAGGHVAIAGGPQSGKSTLLRTLITALALTHTPREVQFYCLDFGGGTLASLDELPHMSGVAARVDTERVGRTIAEVTTLLARRERFFLEHGIDSMATYRKRRAAGEFPDEPHGDVFLAIDGWATVRQDFDRHIPTFNALAARGLNYGVHLIVTTARWVELSSSVRDQTGTRLELRMGDPMDSQIDSRKAATIPRSAGRGLTSDKLHYLSALPRVDGVEDADDLADGVAGLVAAITENWTGPTAPRVRMLPAKLPVEELPEAEGENGLRIAIGLDENELAPVWHDFTENPHLIVVGDTESGKTNMLKLVARGITERYTPAEARIMTVDYRRELVESVPEAYRLGHAVSLDMLRDLVDGAARAVKQRVPGEDIAPSRMRLCDWWQGPRLFILIDDYDMVGGGPMTQPFAPLLDHLALGHEVGLHLIVARSSAGAGRGLNESLLRRLQEVNTPGLLMSCPPSEGYLFGSVKGRELIPGRAVRIARRKTLQVQTGLVGDGS; from the coding sequence ATGCCGTCGGGGGAACTGAGTCTTCAGGAGCCGCCGACGCTTCCGGAAGTCGTGCCGGACAGTTCCGCGGTGTGGACGTATCTGCCGATGGCGCTGATGTCGGTCTCCATGATGCTGATGTTCATGCGTCCGGGGATGAGCCGGGACAGCGGCGGATTCATCTACATCGCGCTCGGTGTGATGGTGATCGCGTCGGCGGGCATGATGCTCGGTCAGGTCATGCGCCGCAACGGCGAGCGCAAGCAGCGGATGAAGGGCGAGCGCCGCGACTACCTGCGGTACCTGCGGCAGACCCGGCGCATGGTGCGGGCGTCCGTCGTCGAGCAGCAGCGCGCCCTCGCCTGGCGCCACCCGGACCCCGACGCGCTGTCGTCGCTGGTGCGCAGCACCCGGCTGTGGGAGCGGCGGGCGTCGGACGAGGACTTCGCCGAGGTGCGGATGGGCGTGGGCGACCAGCGTCTCGCGATGAAGCTGACGCCGCTGTCGACCAAGCCCGTCGAGGACCTGGAGCCGCTGTCGGCGCACGCGCTGCGCAGCTTCACCCGGGCCTACTCCACCGTCCGGGACCAGCCCATCGCGATCTACCTGCGGGCCTGGTCGAAGGTGCTGTTCCGTGGGGACGAGGAGCGGATACGCGCCCAGGCCCGGGCCCTGCTCGCGCAGTTGGCGGTGTTCCACTCCCCCGACGACCTGTGGATCGCGCTGTGCGTCTCGGACGAGCGGCGTGCGGAGTGGGAGTGGGCGAAGTGGCTGCCGCACAGTCTGCACCGGCACGAGGAGGACGGCGCCGGACCGGCCCGCATGATCACCTCGGCCTTCACCGAGCTGGAGAACCTGCTCGGTGCCGAGTTCCTGGAGCGGCCGGGCGCCGACCCCGACGCGGTCCCGGGACGTGAGGAGCCGTACACGGTCGTCGTGATCGACGGCTGCACGGTGCCGGCGGGGCACCGCTTCGACGGCCACGGCTTCCGCAACGCGGTGGTGCTCGACCTCACCGGGGCGCTCGCCTGGAAGCCGGGACGGACCACGCTGCGCCTGGAGGTGGACGAGGGCGGGGTCGCGCTGGTGCGCACCGACCGCGACCGCAAGGAGCAGTCGACGGTGCTCGGCCGGCCCGACCGGCTGGGCACGGTGGGGGCGCTGGCGCTCGCCCGGCTGCTGGCGCCGTACCGGATGAGCGTGGGCGGCGACGACTCCAGGCCGCTCGCCGACGACGTCGAACTGACCTCGCTGCTGAACATCCCCGACCTGCACCGGCACGACCCGGCCACGCTGTGGGAGAAGGCGACGGGCAGTGCCCGGCTGCGGGTGCCGATCGCGGTGAGCGGTGAGGGCAGGCCCGTGGAACTGGACATCAAGGAGTCCGCGCAGGGCGGTACGGGACCGCACGGCATGCTCATCGGCGCCACCGGCTCCGGCAAGAGCGAGCTGCTGCGCACGCTGGTGCTGGGGCTGGCGCTGACCAACTCCTCCGAGACGCTGAACTTCGTCCTCGTCGACTTCAAGGGCGGCGCCACCTTCCTCGGCCTCGACGAACTCCCGCACACCTCGGCGGTCATCACCAACCTCGCCGACGAGGTGGCGCTGGTCGCCCGTATGCAGGACGCCCTGCACGGGGAGCTGATCCGGCGGCAGGAGCTGCTGCGCGCCGCCGGCAACTACACCTCCGCGCTGGAGTACGAGAAGGCGCGGCAGTCCGGGACGCCGCTGCAGCCGCTGCCCAGCCTGTTCGTGGTGGTCGACGAGTTCAGCGAACTGCTGGCCTCGCACCGCGACTTCATGGAGCTGTTCGTCATGATCGGCCGGCTCGGGCGCAGCCTCGGGGTCCATCTGCTGCTCGCCTCGCAGCGGCTGGACGAGGGCCGCATGCACCAGCTGGAGAGCCATCTGTCGTACCGGATCGGTCTGCGGACGTTCTCCGCGATGGAGAGCCGGGGTGTGCTCGGTGTGCCGGACGCCTACGAGCTGCCCGCGCAGCCGGGTGCCGGCTTCCTCAAGAGCGGCGTCGACGCGCTCACCCGGTTCCGGGCCGCGTACGTCTCGGGGCCGTACCAGCGGCGCCGGGCCGTGGTGCAGGCGCAGGTGGCGCGGCAGGTGGTGCCGTGGACGGCGGAGTGGGTGGTGCCGCGCGCGCCCGCGGACCCGGACCTGGACCCGGCGGGCGAGCCCGACGAGCCGGAGTCTCAGGCGCGGGGCGAGGGGGACGGCGGCGGGGAGACGCTGCTGTCGGTGGCGCTCGACCGGCTGCGCGGGGCGGGACCGCCCGCCCACCAGGTGTGGCTGCCGCCGCTGGGCCGGCCGGCCACCCTGGACCAGATCCTGCCGCCGCTGGCACCCGATCCGCGGTACGGCCTGACCACGGCGGACTGGCCGCTGCGGGGACGGCTCACGGTGCCGGTGGGCGTCGTGGACCGGCCCTTCGACCAGCTGCGCGACCTGCTGACCGTGGACCTGTCGGCGGCCGGCGGCCACGTCGCCATCGCCGGGGGCCCGCAGAGCGGCAAGAGCACCCTGCTGCGGACCCTCATCACCGCGCTGGCCCTCACCCACACCCCGCGCGAAGTGCAGTTCTACTGCCTGGACTTCGGCGGCGGCACGCTGGCCTCACTGGACGAGCTGCCCCATATGAGCGGGGTCGCGGCGCGGGTGGACACCGAACGGGTGGGCCGTACGATCGCGGAGGTCACCACCCTGCTCGCCCGGCGGGAGCGGTTCTTCCTGGAGCACGGCATCGACTCCATGGCGACGTACCGCAAGCGGCGCGCGGCGGGCGAGTTCCCCGACGAGCCGCACGGGGACGTCTTCCTCGCCATCGACGGCTGGGCCACCGTGCGCCAGGACTTCGACCGGCACATCCCCACCTTCAACGCGCTGGCCGCCCGCGGGCTCAACTACGGCGTCCACCTGATCGTCACCACCGCCCGCTGGGTGGAGCTGTCGTCCTCGGTGCGCGACCAGACCGGGACCCGGCTGGAGCTGCGGATGGGTGATCCGATGGACTCGCAGATCGACTCCCGGAAGGCGGCGACGATCCCGCGCAGCGCGGGGCGGGGGCTGACCTCCGACAAGCTGCACTACCTGTCGGCGCTGCCGCGCGTCGACGGGGTCGAGGACGCCGACGACCTCGCGGACGGGGTGGCGGGGCTGGTCGCCGCGATCACCGAGAACTGGACGGGACCCACCGCGCCGCGGGTGCGGATGCTGCCGGCGAAGCTGCCGGTCGAGGAGCTGCCGGAGGCGGAGGGCGAGAACGGCCTGCGGATCGCCATCGGCCTGGACGAGAACGAACTGGCGCCGGTGTGGCACGACTTCACCGAGAACCCGCACCTGATCGTGGTGGGCGACACGGAGAGCGGCAAGACCAACATGCTGAAGCTGGTCGCGCGCGGCATCACCGAGCGGTACACGCCGGCCGAGGCGCGGATCATGACGGTGGACTACCGGCGGGAGCTGGTGGAGAGCGTTCCCGAGGCGTACCGGCTCGGGCACGCCGTGTCCCTGGACATGCTGCGGGACCTGGTGGACGGGGCGGCGCGGGCGGTCAAGCAGCGGGTTCCCGGGGAGGACATCGCCCCGTCGCGGATGCGGTTGTGCGACTGGTGGCAGGGGCCGCGGCTGTTCATCCTGATCGATGACTACGACATGGTGGGCGGCGGGCCGATGACGCAGCCGTTCGCCCCGCTGCTTGATCATCTGGCGCTGGGGCACGAGGTGGGGCTGCACCTGATCGTGGCGCGGTCGTCGGCGGGGGCCGGGCGGGGGCTCAACGAGTCGTTGCTGCGGCGGTTGCAGGAGGTCAACACGCCGGGGCTGTTGATGTCGTGTCCGCCGAGTGAGGGGTACCTGTTCGGGAGCGTGAAGGGGCGGGAGCTGATCCCGGGGCGGGCGGTTCGGATCGCCCGGCGCAAGACCTTGCAGGTGCAGACGGGTCTTGTGGGGGACGGGTCGTGA
- the eccD gene encoding type VII secretion integral membrane protein EccD has translation MTEIRTASLCRVTVRAPARTVDLAVPSDVPVADLLPTVIGYGGDDLEETGLEHGGWVLQRLGGPPLDPESTLDSLGLRDGEGLYLRPRTEALPEVHIDDLVDGIADGMGRRPHGWSPEAGRRLLRGLAAATLTLGIVLLAMPGTAGWVRAVAASAAGLLLIAGAGSASRAVGDAGAGSVLGLMAAPYFALAGWLLPGGDLGGADGEAVLGARLLAASAAGGAGAVLALAAVGVYPALFIGTACVAAAGALGAALITLDLAPQQAAGVVAVVVVLFGGFVPSLSFRLAGMRMPPLPTNVQQLQQGIDPYSSSDVDARSALADGWMTALYGAIGLVCLPCLVALMASPGLAEILTVVALSLLLLLHSRGLGNVWQRLALTAAGAWGVVLLLFVTARSLAPADRLTLTAGLMGLAAAITIASWTVPGRRLVPYWGRAAELLHSLAALSILPLTLWSMGVYGWLRGING, from the coding sequence ATGACTGAGATCCGGACGGCAAGCCTGTGCCGCGTCACCGTACGTGCTCCGGCCAGGACCGTCGACCTGGCCGTGCCCTCCGACGTCCCCGTCGCCGATCTGCTGCCCACAGTGATCGGCTACGGAGGGGACGACCTGGAGGAAACCGGCCTGGAGCACGGAGGTTGGGTGCTCCAACGCCTCGGCGGTCCACCGCTCGACCCCGAGAGTACCCTGGACTCCCTCGGTCTGCGGGACGGAGAGGGCCTTTACCTGCGGCCGCGCACCGAGGCGCTGCCCGAGGTGCACATCGACGACCTGGTCGACGGCATCGCCGACGGCATGGGCCGCAGGCCGCACGGCTGGAGCCCGGAGGCCGGCCGGCGCCTGCTGCGCGGACTGGCCGCGGCCACCCTCACGCTGGGCATCGTGCTGCTGGCCATGCCGGGGACGGCGGGCTGGGTGCGGGCCGTCGCCGCCTCGGCCGCCGGACTGCTGCTGATCGCCGGGGCGGGCTCCGCCTCCCGCGCCGTGGGGGACGCCGGAGCCGGCTCGGTGCTCGGCCTGATGGCGGCCCCCTACTTCGCCCTGGCGGGCTGGCTGCTGCCCGGCGGCGACCTGGGCGGCGCCGACGGCGAAGCCGTCCTCGGCGCACGGCTGCTGGCGGCGTCCGCGGCCGGCGGCGCGGGCGCGGTGCTCGCCCTGGCGGCGGTCGGCGTGTACCCGGCGCTGTTCATCGGCACGGCCTGCGTCGCCGCCGCGGGCGCGCTCGGCGCCGCCCTGATCACCCTGGACCTGGCACCGCAGCAGGCGGCCGGCGTGGTGGCCGTCGTGGTGGTGCTCTTCGGCGGGTTCGTCCCGTCGCTGTCGTTCCGGCTGGCCGGCATGCGGATGCCGCCCCTGCCGACCAACGTCCAGCAGCTGCAGCAGGGCATCGACCCGTACTCCTCCTCGGACGTCGACGCCCGCTCCGCGCTGGCGGACGGCTGGATGACCGCCCTCTACGGCGCCATCGGCCTGGTGTGCCTGCCCTGCCTGGTGGCCCTCATGGCTTCGCCGGGCCTCGCCGAGATCCTCACCGTCGTGGCCCTCTCCCTCCTGCTGCTGCTGCACAGCCGGGGGCTGGGCAACGTCTGGCAGCGGCTGGCGCTGACCGCCGCCGGGGCCTGGGGCGTGGTCCTGCTGCTGTTCGTCACCGCGCGCTCCCTCGCCCCGGCGGACCGGCTGACCCTGACGGCCGGCCTGATGGGGCTGGCCGCCGCGATCACCATCGCCTCGTGGACCGTGCCCGGACGGCGGCTCGTCCCGTACTGGGGGCGCGCGGCCGAGCTGCTGCACTCACTCGCCGCCCTCAGCATCCTGCCGCTGACGCTCTGGTCGATGGGCGTCTACGGCTGGCTCCGCGGCATCAACGGCTGA
- the eccB gene encoding type VII secretion protein EccB has protein sequence MHSKRDQVQAHLFIMGRLASAMLRSEPDAPESPLGRTNRGAAIGVIIALLVCAGAFVLGLLRPGGNDSWRSGENLIVDKQTGARYLYLDGRLRPVRNYASARLVTGGEVGVTTVGTSSLAGTPHGTPVGIPDGPEALPGTGDLDRTPWLVCSGVLPRTTGVVTVTTTLALGADAPQDVPGGRRLGEDEGMLVTGPDDATYLLWQGSRLRLDGRAKAAEALGYGDVTPRPVSAAFLDSFPLGPDLAPAEVPGRGGKGPELAGLSTRIGQLFKVDVPGSAVRLHLLTKDGLVPLTDTEAALLLGDPQTREKAYGGGAATVATLGADTLAGHLAPDARSPEPAELPAQPPKAVTVATGSVSCAEVDSTDSGVRVGASVLPGGALPPAVQAPAPEVEPGCLKVDSIAVRAGKGALVRALSASGSALGDTTYLVTDEGVKYRLLSQEAVKALGYEGVEARTMPSPMLAMLPSGPDLTPEAASEGEARVTLRCPGR, from the coding sequence ATGCACAGCAAGCGCGACCAAGTACAGGCGCACCTCTTCATCATGGGCCGGCTGGCCTCGGCCATGCTGCGCTCGGAGCCCGACGCCCCGGAGAGCCCGCTGGGCAGGACCAACCGCGGCGCCGCGATCGGCGTGATCATCGCCTTGCTGGTGTGCGCGGGCGCCTTCGTCCTCGGACTCCTGCGGCCCGGCGGCAACGACTCGTGGCGCTCGGGGGAGAACCTGATCGTCGACAAGCAGACCGGCGCGCGCTACCTGTACCTGGACGGACGGCTGCGCCCGGTGCGCAACTACGCCTCGGCCCGGCTGGTCACCGGCGGCGAGGTCGGCGTCACCACGGTGGGCACGTCCTCGCTGGCCGGCACCCCGCACGGAACACCCGTCGGCATCCCCGACGGGCCCGAGGCGCTCCCGGGCACCGGTGACCTGGACCGCACCCCGTGGCTGGTGTGTTCCGGCGTCCTGCCCCGGACGACGGGCGTCGTCACGGTGACCACGACGCTCGCCCTCGGCGCCGACGCCCCGCAGGACGTGCCCGGCGGCAGGCGACTGGGCGAGGACGAGGGCATGCTGGTCACCGGCCCGGACGACGCCACGTACCTGCTGTGGCAGGGCAGCCGGCTGCGGCTGGACGGGCGGGCGAAGGCGGCCGAGGCCCTCGGGTACGGCGACGTCACCCCGCGTCCCGTCTCCGCGGCGTTCCTCGACTCCTTCCCGCTGGGACCCGACCTGGCCCCCGCCGAGGTGCCCGGCCGGGGCGGGAAGGGCCCCGAACTGGCCGGGCTGAGCACCAGGATCGGGCAGCTCTTCAAGGTCGACGTACCCGGCTCGGCCGTCCGCCTCCACCTGCTCACGAAGGACGGGCTCGTGCCCCTGACGGACACGGAGGCGGCCCTCCTGCTGGGCGATCCGCAGACGCGGGAGAAGGCGTACGGCGGGGGCGCCGCGACCGTGGCGACGCTCGGCGCGGACACCCTGGCCGGGCACCTCGCCCCCGACGCGCGGAGCCCGGAGCCGGCGGAGCTGCCCGCGCAGCCGCCGAAGGCGGTCACCGTCGCCACCGGCTCCGTGTCCTGCGCGGAGGTCGACTCCACGGACTCCGGGGTGCGGGTGGGCGCCTCGGTGCTGCCCGGGGGCGCCCTGCCCCCGGCCGTGCAGGCGCCGGCGCCCGAGGTCGAACCGGGCTGCCTGAAGGTCGACTCCATCGCCGTACGGGCCGGGAAGGGCGCGCTGGTCAGGGCGTTGAGCGCGAGCGGCAGCGCGCTGGGCGACACCACGTACCTGGTGACGGACGAGGGCGTGAAGTACCGGTTGCTGTCCCAGGAGGCGGTGAAGGCGCTGGGCTACGAGGGAGTCGAGGCGCGGACGATGCCGTCCCCGATGCTGGCCATGCTGCCCAGCGGCCCGGACCTGACCCCCGAGGCGGCGTCCGAGGGCGAGGCGCGGGTGACGCTGCGGTGCCCCGGGCGGTAG
- a CDS encoding WXG100 family type VII secretion target, which produces MDFSDGYIYVDYNHAEGAADDMVGQSQAIMSILANLEMELAELRNSWIGDDRDVYSEVQAKWDNAVENIKNLLANHSGLLTEISSNYRYTEQNLSQRWGDIRIGSR; this is translated from the coding sequence ATGGACTTCTCCGACGGCTACATCTACGTCGACTACAACCATGCCGAAGGCGCGGCGGACGACATGGTCGGCCAGTCCCAGGCGATCATGAGCATTCTGGCCAACCTGGAAATGGAACTGGCCGAACTCCGCAACAGCTGGATCGGTGACGACCGGGACGTCTACAGCGAGGTCCAGGCGAAATGGGACAACGCTGTCGAGAACATCAAGAACCTGCTCGCCAACCACTCCGGTCTGCTCACCGAGATCTCCTCCAACTACCGGTACACGGAGCAGAACCTGTCGCAGCGGTGGGGCGACATCAGGATCGGCAGCCGCTGA
- a CDS encoding type VII secretion system-associated protein → MAVTVLDSTFLKNFINNQIDGFRTTLENILKDSPTAGPAITFIADSISTTTIDSAKPLVIGLMAGENSAVGGGALNKVVQQGAGEVVRILEDQTVLFEDLEQALWDTIDELAKAQGKNLENITADDFMDIFEDVDSDLGNSGGTEEEE, encoded by the coding sequence ATGGCCGTCACGGTCCTCGACAGCACGTTCCTGAAGAATTTCATCAACAACCAGATCGACGGCTTCCGGACGACCCTGGAGAACATCCTCAAGGACAGCCCGACCGCCGGCCCGGCGATCACGTTCATCGCGGACAGCATCTCGACCACGACGATCGACTCCGCGAAGCCGCTCGTCATCGGTCTCATGGCCGGCGAGAACAGCGCGGTCGGCGGGGGCGCCCTGAACAAGGTCGTCCAGCAGGGCGCGGGCGAGGTCGTGCGCATCCTGGAGGACCAGACGGTCCTCTTCGAGGACCTCGAGCAGGCGTTGTGGGACACCATCGACGAGCTGGCCAAGGCCCAGGGCAAGAATCTCGAGAACATCACCGCGGACGATTTCATGGACATCTTCGAGGATGTCGACAGTGATCTCGGCAATTCCGGTGGCACCGAAGAGGAAGAGTAG